The DNA segment AACCCCTCAGCCGCGCAGGTGCGGTCCGCAGGTCAGGTCCCAGCGCCGGTTTTGCGCAGCGGAGACGTGTGGGTGGATCGAATCAGGGGTGATAATCGCGAATTTCGCATCGAGGAGGTTCAGCGCGACGGCACGATGAACGTCAGCTTCTGGGGTTCGGAGATGACGACCGATCCCTACCTCAACATCATTGTCTACCGCTCATTGACCGAATCGTCGGCAGACCCGAGCATATCGGACAAGCCCGGCCTGTGGTTTCCGTTTCCCCTCTATCCGAACAAGACCTGGGTGAACGACTACAGCTGGCGCGTCATCGGCGCATCCGCGACCAGCGGCCGTGCGCAGGACACCGGAAGAGTGTTCGGCTGGGAGGATGTGACAGTGCCGGCTGGGACCTTTCACTGCATCAAGGCCGAGGTCAATACCCGGTTTTACGGAAAAGGAGGGATGGCTGACGAATCGCAGTTGACGTACTGGTATGCGCCAAAGGTCAACCGCTTCGTCAGGTTTGACTATCACTCGAACTATGAGGGCTCGGTCGTGGCACAACTGGTGGAGTACAAACCCGCCACCCCGACACCTTAAGCTTGGGGGCGGAGCTGCCGAGCGTCCCTCGCGCGAGAAGTGACGGACGCAAATCTCTATGAGCGCGCTCGCGATGAGCTGTAACAATGGACCTGCATTGTGATTTGGACATAAGTGAACAGGGATTGCGCTGCGGCCCGTATGCGCGGCGCATCTAAGAGATTGAGGTCGAAAAATGCCACCCTCACCTGCTTCCACAGCGCTCAGCAATTGGCTGCGCGACTACAATGAGGCGCCCTGGCGCCGCTATATCGACTCACTTAGGGGCCGCGGTCTGCTCGTGGACGTCGACGGTATCCTTGTGGATTGCGAAGCAATGTTCCGGACGCGATTTCATTGCGACACGCGGACCTGTGCGGGGATTGATCGCGACCCTGAAACCGAGTCGTGCTGCACCGACTATGAGGTGGAGATAACCCCCGAGGAGAAGGAACGAATCGTCGCCAATGCCGATGCAGTCCTCGAGTTACTTTCCCGATACGATGCCCGGCGGGTAAACGCCCAGCGGTCCATCAGCGAGTTTTTCGAGGAATCACACTCGATCTCGCTGGCCAAGGAAAAAGGACGGTGCGTCTTTTCGTATCGCGACTCGGAGGGGCGATTGTGGTGCGGACTCCACTCTCTGGCCCTGGAGAAAAACGTTCCGGTCGCCTCGATTAAGCCGTTGACTTGCGTGTTCTTTCCGGTCGTTGTCTATCGGTTCGAAAACGGCGATACCTTGTTGACGGCGATCTCGCGTGATACCGCGGGCCTGATGGAGGGCGCCAAGGACACCCAACTTCCGTGCTTGCGCATTCAGAAAGGCGACCCGATGTTTATGGAATGCCGCACTGCAATTGAGACCGGTTTCGGGTCGACCTTCTTTGCACACCTGACCTCAGCGGCCGAGCAATTTGCGGCTGCTGGGGGTCACCCGAAGGGAGGAGCCAAATGACCACACAGAAACCCCACTGGACGCTCGCCGGTGAGTACTTCGAGTCGTGCAACTGCGAGATTCTATGTCCCTGCCTGTTGCTTGGCGCGCGACCGACCGAGGGACATTGCGATGTGGTGCTGGCCTTCCATATTGAAAAAGGACAATACGGCAACGTCGACTTGTCGGGTCTCAACGCCGTCCAGGCGCTGACCACCCCCGGAGTAATGTCCGCCGGCGGAGGCACGCTGGCCGTGTACGTCGATGATCGCGCAACCCCAGAGCAGCGCGCCGCACTGGAAGAAATCTTCACGGGCGCGGCGGGCGGTCCTCCTTCGGTCTTCGGACCGATGGTTGCGAAACTGCTGCCGACCAAGTCCGCGCCCATC comes from the Candidatus Binataceae bacterium genome and includes:
- a CDS encoding DUF3109 family protein, which encodes MPPSPASTALSNWLRDYNEAPWRRYIDSLRGRGLLVDVDGILVDCEAMFRTRFHCDTRTCAGIDRDPETESCCTDYEVEITPEEKERIVANADAVLELLSRYDARRVNAQRSISEFFEESHSISLAKEKGRCVFSYRDSEGRLWCGLHSLALEKNVPVASIKPLTCVFFPVVVYRFENGDTLLTAISRDTAGLMEGAKDTQLPCLRIQKGDPMFMECRTAIETGFGSTFFAHLTSAAEQFAAAGGHPKGGAK
- a CDS encoding DUF1326 domain-containing protein, whose protein sequence is MTTQKPHWTLAGEYFESCNCEILCPCLLLGARPTEGHCDVVLAFHIEKGQYGNVDLSGLNAVQALTTPGVMSAGGGTLAVYVDDRATPEQRAALEEIFTGAAGGPPSVFGPMVAKLLPTKSAPISFTAEGKKRTVSIANVTAVTVEAITGAGRQVVWMENVAHPYSTKLAIARGSSSQYQDHQLRFDNSGRNGHFSPIAWSNA